From Salvelinus sp. IW2-2015 linkage group LG33, ASM291031v2, whole genome shotgun sequence, one genomic window encodes:
- the ctu1 gene encoding cytoplasmic tRNA 2-thiolation protein 1, translating to MPVLCSSCAEKRAVLKRPKTAHSLCKECFFWAFEEEVHQTIVSAQLFKHGETVGIGASGGKDSTVLAHVMKVLNERYNYGLKLLLLSVDEGITGYRDDSLETVKRNQQQYELPLKIVSYEELYGWTMDAIVKQVGLKNNCTFCGVFRRQALDRGAMMLKVDKICTGHNADDVAETVLMNVLRGDIARLRRCTAISTSSEGEGVVPRCKPLKYAYEKEIVLYAYFKKLDYFSTECIYSPNAYRGHARTFLKDLEAVRPSAIMDVIHSGENLSVREGVKMPVQGTCGRCGYISSQALCKSCVLLEGLNRGLPRLGIGKHHRLHEKILSQQPLTQEEERKLKAVDF from the exons ATGCCAGTCCTCTGTAGCAGTTGTGCTGAGAAGCGTGCAGTGCTGAAACGTCCAAAAACGGCCCATTCCCTGTGCAAAGAATGCTTCTTCTGGGCCTTTGAGGAGGAGGTGCATCAGACAATAGTCTCAGCGCAGCTCTTCAAACATGGAGAAACTGTGGGCATTGGTGCCTCGGGTGGGAAGGACTCCACTGTGCTGGCACATGTCATGAAAGTCCTAAATGAGCGCTATAACTACGGCCTGAAACTACTGCTACTGTCAGTGGATGAGGGCATCACAGGTTACCGTGACGACTCCTTGGAGACGGTGAAGAGGAACCAGCAGCAGTATGAGCTGCCTCTGAAGATTGTATCCTATGAGGAGCTGTATGGCTGGACCATGGATGCCATAGTGAAGCAGGTTGGACTGAAGAACAATTGCACTTTCTGTGGAGTGTTCAGAAGGCAGGCGCTGGACAGGGGAGCCATGATGCTGAAGGTTGATAagatatgtacag GTCACAACGCTGACGATGTGGCAGAGACAGTTCTGATGAATGTCCTCCGAGGAGACATCGCCCGTCTGCGTCGCTGCACTGCTATCAGCACATCCAGTGAGGGCGAGGGGGTGGTGCCACGCTGCAAGCCCCTCAAATACGCTTACGAGAAGGAGATTGTCCTCTACGCCTACTTCAAGAAGCTGGACTACTTCTCCACAGAGTGCATCTACTCCCCCAACGCTTACAGAGGCCACGCCCGCACCTTCCTGAAAGAcctggaggctgtgcggcccagCGCCATCATGGACGTCATCCACTCTGGGGAGAACCTGTCAGTGAGGGAGGGCGTGAAGATGCCCGTTCAGGGGACCTGCGGCCGCTGTGGCTACATCTCCAGCCAGGCGCTGTGTAAGTCCTGTGTGCTGCTGGAGGGCCTGAACCGCGGCCTGCCCAGACTAGGAATCGGAAAGCACCACCGTCTCCACGAGAAGATCCTCTCACAGCAGCCTCTGACCCAGGAAGAGGAGCGGAAGCTCAAGGCTGTGGACTTCTGA
- the LOC111957742 gene encoding beta-crystallin B2 yields MATDHQNPASKQQQPGTSAFKLIIYEQENFQGPCHELTGPCNNLQEAGVEKVGSILVLCGPWVGYEQANCKGEQYVFEKGEYPRWDSWTNSRRSDNIFAFRPIKVDSQEHKIVLYENPSFAGKKIEIIDDDVPSFHAHGYQEKVSSVRVQSGTWVGYQYPGYRGYQYLFEKGEYKDSAEFGAQFPQIQSVRRIRDMQWHQRGAFHPAAGAN; encoded by the exons ATGGCCACAGACCACCAGAACCCTGCATCCAAGCAGCAGCAGCCAGGCACCAGTGCTTTCAag TTGATCATCTATGAACAGGAGAACTTCCAGGGGCCTTGCCATGAGCTGACTGGTCCCTGTAACAACCTCCAGGAAGCAGGCGTGGAGAAAGTGGGCTCCATACTGGTGCTGTGTGGACC ATGGGTGGGATACGAGCAGGCTAACTGTAAGGGGGAGCAGTATGTGTTTGAGAAGGGGGAGTATCCTCGCTGGGATTCCTGGACCAACAGCAGACGTAGCGACAATATCTTTGCATTCCGCCCCATTAAAGTG GACAGCCAGGAGCACAAGATTGTCCTTTATGAAAACCCCAGTTTCGCGGGGAAGAAGATCGAGATCATAGATGATGATGTCCCCAGCTTCCACGCACACGGATACCAAGAGAAGGTCTCCTCTGTCAGAGTTCAGAGTGGCAC TTGGGTGGGGTACCAGTACCCTGGCTACAGAGGCTATCAGTACCTGTTTGAAAAGGGTGAATACAAGGACAGTGCTGAGTTTGGTGCCCAGTTCCCTCAGATCCAATCTGTCAGGCGCATCCGAGACATGCAGTGGCACCAGAGGGGAGCTTTTCACCCTGCCGCCGGCGCCAACTAA
- the LOC111957743 gene encoding beta-crystallin B3: MSEQQSAPEQLAAGKSQGGAGATYKVVLFEFENFQGLKAEFSAECKDVSEKGLEKVGSVLVESGPWVGYDRQGFAGEQFVLEKGEYPRWDTWTNSQYSYSFWSMRPLKVDSAEHKLHLFESPGFTGRKMEIVDDDVPSLWGHGFQDRVASVKALNGTWVGYMYPGYRGRQYVFERGDFKHWNDWDSPAPQIQSVRRVRDMQWHKRGCFTIPAPTPDPAPAPAPAPAPAPEPPAPPAAAGAS, from the exons ATGTCGGAGCAGCAGAGCGCCCCCGAgcaactggctgcagggaagagCCAGGGTGGAGCAGGAGCCACTTACAAG GTGGTGCTGTTTGAATTTGAGAATTTCCAGGGTCTCAAGGCTGAGTTTTCTGCCGAGTGTAAAGATGTTTCAGAGAAGGGCTTGGAGAAGGTGGGCTCTGTGCTGGTTGAGTCTGGCCC aTGGGTGGGGTATGACCGCCAGGGGTTTGCAGGTGAGCAGTTTGTCCTGGAGAAAGGAGAGTATCCACGCTGGGACACCTGGACTAACAGCCAGTACAGCTATTCCTTCTGGTCCATGCGGCCTCTCAAAGTG GATAGTGCCGAACACAAGCTCCATCTGTTTGAGAGCCCAGGCTTCACTGGTAGAAAGATGGAGATTGTTGatgatgacgttcccagtttgTGGGGACATGGTTTCCAAGATCGCGTAGCAAGTGTCAAGGCTCTCAACGGAAC ATGGGTTGGCTACATGTACCCAGGCTACAGGGGACGGCAGTATGTGTTTGAGCGTGGAGACTTCAAGCACTGGAACGACTGGGATTCCCCTGCACCTCAGATCCAGTCTGTCCGACGTGTGCGAGACATGCAGTGGCACAAGAGGGGGTGTTTCACCATCCCTGCTCCTACCCCTGACCCAGCtcctgcccctgcccctgcccctgccccaGCACCTGAACCCCCTGCCCCCCCTGCCGCCGCTGGGGCCAGCTGA